A single Methylomonas sp. AM2-LC DNA region contains:
- the kdpC gene encoding potassium-transporting ATPase subunit KdpC, which translates to MINYFRPAVVLLLLFTLLTGAIYPVLVTGLAQLLFPAQANGSLLKDKQGQLIGSELIGQAVFDPKYFWGRPSATAPYANNGAASSGSNLGPTNPALIEAVAARVQALKEVDPDNHFPVPVDLVTSSASGLDPHISLASAHYQVKRIAKLRKINADQLQDLVNANSEDRQWWVFGEPRVNVLKLNLALDQMAR; encoded by the coding sequence ATGATAAATTATTTTAGACCGGCTGTTGTATTATTGCTGTTGTTTACACTGCTTACTGGAGCCATCTATCCAGTGTTGGTGACTGGTTTGGCGCAATTACTGTTTCCTGCTCAAGCAAATGGTAGCTTGCTGAAAGATAAACAAGGGCAACTGATAGGTTCGGAGCTGATTGGTCAGGCCGTTTTCGATCCAAAATACTTTTGGGGCAGGCCGTCGGCAACTGCACCCTATGCTAATAATGGTGCTGCATCGAGTGGCTCGAATCTGGGGCCAACCAACCCTGCGCTGATTGAGGCGGTTGCTGCCAGGGTGCAAGCCTTAAAAGAAGTTGATCCAGATAATCACTTTCCGGTGCCTGTCGATTTGGTCACTTCTTCTGCTAGTGGTCTTGATCCGCATATCAGTTTGGCCAGTGCACACTATCAGGTTAAACGAATTGCCAAATTACGAAAAATTAATGCAGATCAATTGCAAGATCTGGTTAATGCTAATAGTGAAGATCGGCAGTGGTGGGTGTTTGGGGAGCCTAGAGTTAATGTGTTGAAATTGAATTTGGCTTTAGATCAAATGGCGCGTTAA
- the kdpB gene encoding potassium-transporting ATPase subunit KdpB, translated as MTSNAVSTSLLDKKLLQEALFAAFLKLTPQQQWKNPVMFVVYLGSLLTTVLWLQALDGQGEESAGFVLSITLWLWFTVLFANFAEAVAEGRSKAQAAFLRSAKRDIAAKKLDEPRYGANYSKVVGASLRKGDVVLIEAGDFVPGDGDVIEGVASVDESAITGESAPVIRESGGDFSSVTGGTRVLSDWLVIRVSANPGETFLDRMISMVESAKRQKTPNEIALTILLVALTLVFLFATVTLLPFSLYSVETSKIGQPISITVLVALLVCLIPTTIGGLLSAIGVAGIGRMLQKNVIATSGRAVEAAGDVDVLLLDKTGTITLGNRQASAFMPVKGISQQQLADAAQMASLADETPEGRSIVVLAKQKFGFRERDVQALGATFVHFSAQTRMSGVNLDGRQIRKGAEDAIRHYVAEQGGHFPDEIQKIVVDVARRGSTPLVVAEGAQALGVIELKDIVKGGIKERFIELRAMGIKTIMITGDNRLTAAAIAAEAGVDDFLAEATPEAKLSLIRQHQAEGRLVAMTGDGTNDAPALAQADVAVAMNSGTQAAKEAGNMVDLDSNPTKLIEIVETGKQMLMTRGALTTFSIANDVAKYFAIIPAAFATTYPVLNVLNIMGLATPASAILSAVIFNALIIVILIPLALKGVSYKPIGAEKLLQNNLLIYGLGGLIVPFIGIKAIDLLLVAMRWV; from the coding sequence ATGACTAGCAATGCTGTTTCTACTTCTCTGCTGGATAAAAAGCTTTTGCAAGAGGCTTTATTCGCAGCCTTTTTAAAACTGACCCCACAACAACAATGGAAAAATCCTGTAATGTTTGTGGTGTATCTAGGTAGTTTGTTAACTACCGTATTATGGTTACAGGCACTTGATGGACAAGGTGAAGAGTCTGCAGGTTTCGTTCTTAGTATCACCTTATGGTTATGGTTCACTGTACTTTTCGCTAATTTTGCTGAAGCAGTAGCCGAAGGCCGCAGTAAAGCCCAGGCAGCCTTTTTACGCAGTGCAAAACGTGATATTGCGGCTAAAAAACTGGATGAGCCACGATATGGGGCAAATTACAGCAAGGTTGTTGGTGCCAGTTTACGGAAGGGTGATGTGGTGTTAATCGAGGCTGGAGATTTTGTTCCCGGCGATGGTGATGTGATTGAAGGTGTTGCCTCAGTGGATGAGAGTGCCATTACTGGCGAAAGTGCTCCCGTCATTCGTGAGTCTGGCGGTGATTTTAGTTCGGTGACTGGCGGTACTCGGGTGTTATCAGACTGGTTAGTAATCAGAGTTTCGGCAAATCCAGGCGAAACATTTTTGGACCGCATGATTTCTATGGTTGAGAGCGCTAAACGTCAGAAAACACCAAACGAAATTGCTCTAACTATTTTATTGGTGGCTTTAACTTTAGTATTTTTATTTGCTACGGTTACCTTATTACCGTTCTCGCTGTACAGTGTGGAAACCAGCAAAATAGGACAACCGATTAGTATCACTGTTCTGGTGGCATTGTTAGTGTGTTTGATACCAACGACCATTGGTGGGCTATTATCAGCTATTGGAGTGGCCGGTATTGGTCGTATGTTACAAAAAAATGTGATTGCTACTTCGGGTCGTGCTGTCGAGGCGGCAGGAGATGTGGATGTTTTGTTGTTGGATAAAACAGGTACCATCACTTTGGGTAATCGGCAGGCCTCAGCATTTATGCCCGTTAAAGGTATTAGTCAGCAACAATTGGCAGATGCCGCTCAAATGGCTTCATTGGCTGACGAAACACCCGAAGGCCGTAGTATAGTGGTATTGGCTAAACAGAAGTTTGGTTTCCGGGAGCGTGATGTACAAGCCTTGGGGGCAACTTTTGTACACTTTAGCGCACAGACGCGTATGAGTGGTGTCAATTTGGATGGTAGGCAAATCCGCAAAGGCGCAGAAGATGCTATTCGGCACTATGTTGCAGAGCAAGGCGGACATTTCCCTGATGAAATTCAGAAAATAGTGGTGGATGTTGCGCGACGCGGCAGTACACCGCTGGTAGTTGCTGAGGGTGCGCAGGCTTTAGGTGTAATCGAGCTAAAAGATATTGTGAAAGGGGGAATTAAGGAGCGATTTATCGAATTGCGTGCCATGGGTATCAAAACAATTATGATTACTGGCGATAATCGTCTGACGGCCGCAGCTATTGCCGCTGAGGCGGGCGTGGATGATTTTTTGGCCGAAGCAACACCGGAAGCCAAGCTGAGTTTAATTCGCCAGCATCAGGCTGAAGGCCGCTTGGTAGCCATGACCGGAGATGGCACCAATGATGCACCTGCTCTAGCTCAAGCAGATGTGGCTGTGGCGATGAATAGTGGTACCCAGGCAGCCAAAGAAGCTGGAAATATGGTCGATTTGGACTCTAATCCGACCAAACTGATCGAGATCGTTGAAACGGGTAAACAAATGTTAATGACGCGAGGTGCGTTGACAACATTTAGTATCGCAAACGATGTGGCTAAATATTTTGCCATTATTCCTGCCGCTTTTGCTACTACCTATCCGGTTTTGAATGTGTTAAATATTATGGGTTTGGCAACTCCTGCCAGCGCTATTTTGTCTGCAGTAATCTTTAATGCTTTGATTATCGTGATCTTAATTCCATTAGCCTTAAAAGGTGTCAGTTATAAGCCTATAGGTGCGGAAAAACTGTTACAAAACAATTTGCTGATTTATGGTCTTGGTGGGCTGATAGTGCCCTTTATTGGAATTAAAGCGATAGATTTGCTACTGGTAGCAATGCGCTGGGTATAA
- the kdpA gene encoding potassium-transporting ATPase subunit KdpA has translation MTGQGFFQISVYVITLLLLAKPLGNYMARVYQDQSVGLNRWFAPVEKLLYRLSGVKADAEMHWTQYAIALLVFNLAGFFAVYALQRLQDILPLNPQSLVAISPDSAFNTAVSFVSNTNWQGYSGEVAMSYLTQMLGLTVQNFLSAATGMAVLVAFIRGFTRRNTNTIGNFWVDMTRSTLYILMPLSLVLALVLVGQGVVQTFKPYQTVSLQESINYQTPKLDVDGQAVLDSEGKPVTLTAFTKEQTLALGPAASQIAIKQLGTNGGGFFNVNSAHPFENPTPLSNFLEMLAILLIPAALCYTFGAMVGDIRQGWVMLASMTLVLVALIFVTVPAEQHGNPLLSSLDVTQTVSDTLSGGNMEGKETRFGVVNSGLWAIVTTAASNGSVNAMHDSFTPLGGLAPMWLMQLGEVIFGGVGSGLYGMIIYALVAVFVAGLMIGRTPEYLGKKIEAYEVKMAAVILLIPPLMVLGGTAIALMLDVGKSSIFNPGAHGFSEVLYAFSSAGNNNGSAFAGISANVPFYNFMLGLAMLFSRYWLIIPVLAIAGSLAAKKTIPVGPGTLSTHTPLFVMLLIGTVLLVGALTFVPALALGPVVENIQMINHS, from the coding sequence ATGACGGGACAGGGATTTTTTCAAATTAGTGTTTATGTTATCACGCTGTTGCTGCTAGCTAAGCCTTTAGGTAACTATATGGCGCGAGTTTATCAGGATCAGTCGGTCGGTCTAAATCGTTGGTTCGCGCCTGTTGAAAAACTATTGTATCGTCTTAGTGGTGTTAAGGCGGATGCGGAAATGCACTGGACGCAATACGCTATTGCTCTATTGGTTTTTAATCTGGCTGGTTTTTTCGCCGTCTATGCATTGCAACGTTTACAGGATATATTGCCTCTCAACCCTCAAAGTTTAGTAGCTATCAGCCCTGATTCTGCTTTCAATACTGCCGTCAGTTTTGTCAGTAATACTAACTGGCAAGGCTATAGTGGCGAAGTTGCCATGAGTTATCTGACGCAAATGCTGGGCTTAACCGTACAAAACTTTCTGTCTGCAGCCACGGGTATGGCGGTATTAGTGGCATTTATCAGAGGATTTACACGCCGAAATACTAACACTATTGGCAATTTTTGGGTTGATATGACACGTAGCACACTGTATATACTAATGCCTTTATCATTGGTGCTTGCTCTTGTTCTGGTTGGTCAGGGGGTGGTGCAAACATTTAAACCCTATCAGACGGTTTCTTTGCAGGAATCGATCAATTATCAAACGCCAAAACTGGATGTAGATGGTCAGGCTGTGCTTGATAGTGAAGGCAAGCCCGTCACCCTAACTGCTTTCACAAAGGAACAAACGTTGGCGTTGGGGCCTGCTGCCTCGCAAATTGCCATAAAACAATTAGGTACCAATGGTGGCGGTTTTTTCAATGTAAATTCTGCTCATCCATTTGAAAATCCCACGCCGTTAAGTAATTTTTTGGAAATGTTAGCCATTCTGCTAATTCCGGCAGCGCTATGCTATACCTTTGGTGCTATGGTAGGTGATATTCGTCAAGGCTGGGTCATGTTGGCGTCTATGACGCTGGTACTGGTGGCTTTGATTTTTGTTACCGTGCCAGCAGAACAACACGGAAACCCTCTGCTAAGTAGTTTGGACGTTACACAAACGGTTTCTGATACGCTGTCTGGTGGCAACATGGAAGGGAAAGAGACGCGCTTTGGCGTGGTTAATTCTGGTTTGTGGGCGATTGTAACTACTGCAGCCTCTAATGGATCTGTCAATGCTATGCATGATTCCTTTACCCCACTAGGTGGTTTGGCGCCCATGTGGTTAATGCAATTGGGTGAAGTCATTTTCGGTGGGGTGGGTTCTGGGCTCTACGGCATGATTATTTATGCGTTGGTGGCCGTATTCGTAGCCGGATTAATGATAGGGCGTACTCCAGAGTATTTGGGTAAAAAGATTGAAGCCTATGAAGTAAAAATGGCTGCGGTGATTTTGTTGATCCCTCCACTGATGGTGTTAGGAGGTACCGCTATTGCTTTGATGCTGGATGTGGGTAAGTCATCAATATTTAATCCAGGGGCGCATGGTTTTAGCGAAGTGTTATATGCATTTTCTTCAGCGGGTAATAATAATGGAAGCGCGTTTGCCGGTATTTCTGCCAATGTGCCGTTTTACAATTTTATGTTAGGTTTAGCCATGCTGTTTTCTCGCTACTGGTTAATAATACCGGTGCTAGCTATAGCCGGTTCTTTGGCGGCTAAAAAAACTATTCCAGTGGGGCCGGGTACATTATCTACCCATACACCCTTGTTTGTAATGTTGTTGATAGGTACCGTGTTATTGGTGGGGGCTTTGACTTTTGTGCCTGCCTTGGCTTTAGGGCCAGTCGTTGAAAATATACAAATGATCAATCACTCCTAA
- a CDS encoding NAD(P)-dependent alcohol dehydrogenase, whose product MLKSYGYAAYNPQTPLRSFNFERRDPTAQDIVIEILYCGVCHSDIHQARNEWKSSSYPMVPGHEIIGRVSATGTEVSNFKIGDPVGVGCMVDSCGVCGDCQEHQEQFCHAAVFTYNSPDKHTGKITYGGYSNQIVVDQRFVLHISENLDLAAVAPLLCAGITTYSPLRHWNIKAGDKVGIVGLGGLGHMGVKFAHAFGAHTVLFTTSTHKVEDALRLGADEVVISKNIDEMQKHAQSFNFILDTVAAQHDLDQYLSLLKRDGILCLVGVPDYPHPTPSVANLIFKRRSLVGSLIGGIQETQEMLDFCATHNIVADIELIDIEKINHAYERMLKSDVKYRFVIDMASLTA is encoded by the coding sequence ATGTTAAAAAGCTACGGCTATGCCGCCTACAATCCGCAAACCCCATTACGCAGTTTTAATTTTGAACGCCGTGACCCTACAGCGCAGGATATTGTTATCGAAATCCTCTACTGTGGAGTTTGTCATAGCGATATTCATCAGGCCCGAAATGAATGGAAAAGTAGTAGCTATCCTATGGTACCCGGACACGAAATCATCGGGAGGGTAAGTGCCACAGGTACGGAAGTGAGCAATTTTAAGATTGGCGACCCGGTTGGCGTTGGTTGCATGGTTGATTCTTGTGGTGTTTGTGGGGATTGCCAGGAACATCAGGAACAATTTTGCCACGCCGCAGTATTTACCTATAACAGCCCAGACAAACATACTGGCAAAATAACTTACGGTGGTTATTCCAATCAAATAGTGGTTGACCAGCGTTTTGTGCTACACATCAGTGAAAACTTAGATCTAGCTGCCGTTGCACCTTTATTATGTGCTGGAATTACCACTTACTCTCCTTTACGCCACTGGAACATTAAGGCTGGGGATAAGGTCGGCATTGTTGGTCTGGGTGGTTTGGGGCATATGGGCGTAAAGTTTGCACATGCATTTGGCGCGCATACCGTGCTATTCACCACATCAACACATAAGGTAGAGGATGCGTTGCGCCTAGGTGCCGATGAAGTAGTCATTTCCAAGAATATTGATGAAATGCAAAAACATGCGCAGAGTTTTAATTTTATTCTCGATACTGTCGCCGCCCAACATGATCTCGATCAATACTTAAGCTTGTTGAAACGTGATGGTATCCTATGTTTAGTGGGCGTTCCTGATTATCCACATCCCACTCCCAGTGTCGCTAATCTTATATTCAAGCGCCGCTCATTGGTGGGATCCTTAATTGGCGGCATACAGGAAACACAGGAAATGCTGGATTTCTGCGCAACGCATAATATTGTTGCCGATATTGAGCTGATAGACATTGAAAAAATCAACCATGCCTATGAACGTATGCTGAAAAGTGACGTGAAATACCGATTTGTTATTGATATGGCTAGCTTAACTGCCTGA
- a CDS encoding peptidylprolyl isomerase, translating to MQITNQTAVSFHYTLSNDAGEQLDSSIGEAPLVYLHGKGNIIPGLEAALAGKQVGDKFVVTIPPEQAYGVFDATMQQVVSKKMFDDTDIEIGMQFHADVSHGAGIITITEINGDDVTIDGNHPLAGVALTFAVEVVEVRPATADELAHGHVHGEGCHH from the coding sequence ATGCAAATCACCAATCAAACAGCTGTTTCATTTCATTATACCCTAAGCAATGATGCAGGCGAGCAACTGGATAGTTCCATAGGTGAAGCGCCGTTGGTATATCTGCATGGCAAGGGTAATATCATTCCCGGATTAGAAGCCGCCTTGGCTGGCAAACAGGTTGGTGATAAATTTGTGGTTACCATTCCGCCTGAACAGGCTTATGGTGTTTTCGATGCCACTATGCAGCAAGTGGTTTCCAAAAAAATGTTTGATGATACGGATATTGAAATCGGTATGCAATTCCATGCCGATGTTAGTCATGGTGCTGGTATTATCACCATTACCGAAATTAATGGCGATGATGTCACCATTGATGGCAATCATCCTTTGGCAGGCGTGGCCTTGACGTTTGCTGTAGAAGTAGTGGAAGTTAGGCCGGCTACAGCGGATGAATTAGCACATGGTCATGTTCATGGTGAAGGCTGTCATCACTAA
- the greB gene encoding transcription elongation factor GreB: MSRWRPPQPKSSPYITVDGYQVLETELKQLWERRKLVTIALSAAAAEGDRSENAEYIYRKKELREIDRRIHYLQKRLPALTIVSEKPTNQKQVFFGAWVTLETMEGEEITYRIVGADEIDTTGGLISLDSPLAKALLKKLLDDEVVIRLGEQENRFYIVNIRY; the protein is encoded by the coding sequence ATGTCACGCTGGCGTCCACCCCAACCAAAGTCATCTCCTTATATTACTGTAGACGGTTATCAAGTCCTGGAAACAGAACTGAAACAGCTATGGGAGCGCCGAAAACTGGTGACTATTGCCTTATCGGCAGCAGCGGCTGAAGGTGATCGTTCTGAAAATGCGGAATACATATACCGAAAAAAAGAATTGCGCGAAATTGATCGGCGCATACACTATTTACAAAAACGTCTGCCAGCACTTACTATAGTATCCGAAAAGCCCACTAACCAAAAACAAGTTTTTTTCGGTGCCTGGGTAACATTGGAAACCATGGAAGGGGAAGAAATTACCTACCGTATTGTCGGTGCAGATGAAATCGACACTACAGGAGGCCTGATTAGCCTGGATTCACCACTGGCAAAAGCACTATTAAAAAAATTACTGGATGATGAAGTAGTCATCCGACTGGGAGAGCAGGAAAATCGTTTCTATATCGTCAATATCAGGTACTGA
- a CDS encoding gamma-glutamylcyclotransferase family protein: MTDLLFVYGTLQKNRQGETHPLLKGQAKFLYQASVPGLLYEVDHYPAAISNPTHNKNLIHGELYRLYQPELVLPQLDEFEECTNQFPQPWEYQRSQILITTSAKLAIWAWVYLYNWSVQELQVIPSGNYKKYCNTQCRLS, from the coding sequence ATGACGGACTTACTGTTCGTGTATGGTACCTTGCAAAAAAATCGTCAGGGTGAAACTCACCCGTTACTAAAAGGTCAGGCCAAATTTTTGTATCAAGCCAGCGTGCCAGGACTGCTGTATGAAGTAGACCACTATCCTGCTGCAATCAGCAACCCAACCCATAATAAAAACCTGATTCATGGCGAACTTTATCGCTTGTATCAACCTGAGCTTGTTTTGCCGCAGCTGGATGAATTCGAAGAATGTACAAACCAATTTCCTCAGCCCTGGGAATACCAGCGTAGCCAGATATTAATTACCACCTCCGCCAAATTAGCTATATGGGCCTGGGTTTATCTGTATAACTGGTCGGTACAGGAGTTGCAAGTTATTCCGAGTGGTAATTATAAAAAATATTGTAATACTCAGTGTCGGCTGAGTTAG
- the dtd gene encoding D-aminoacyl-tRNA deacylase: MITIIQRVTQAKVTVNSIDIGTINTGIMALLAVEKNDSQQQVDRLLERILNYRIFADENDKMNLSLRDIQGGLLIVPQFTLAANTEKGNRPSFASAASPELGRELFAYVQQRATSIYPDTQFGQFGADMQVALINNGPVTFTLRCINS; the protein is encoded by the coding sequence ATGATTACCATCATCCAGCGCGTCACCCAAGCCAAAGTCACTGTTAACTCTATCGACATCGGCACCATCAATACGGGCATTATGGCTTTACTGGCCGTCGAAAAAAACGACAGCCAGCAACAAGTTGACAGACTACTGGAACGCATTCTTAACTATCGTATTTTTGCGGATGAAAACGACAAAATGAATTTAAGTCTTCGCGACATTCAAGGTGGCTTATTGATTGTTCCACAATTTACGCTAGCGGCAAACACCGAAAAAGGCAACCGTCCCAGCTTTGCTTCTGCAGCCTCTCCAGAACTAGGCAGGGAATTGTTTGCTTATGTGCAACAACGGGCAACGAGTATTTATCCAGACACCCAATTTGGACAATTTGGTGCAGATATGCAGGTAGCTTTGATTAATAATGGGCCTGTGACGTTTACTTTGCGGTGTATAAATAGTTGA
- the thiC gene encoding phosphomethylpyrimidine synthase ThiC, producing MSAVRNEITADEGSSIRIDSYPASEKIYIQGSRPDIQVPMRKINLSDTPAHFGAEKNPPLYVYDTSGVYTDPNVNVNLHKGLAPIRAAWIAERGDTELLSAPSSAYGRERLADAATAHLRFEHIRNPRRAIAGKNVSQMHYARQGIITPEMEYIAIRENQNMEAMRDSYQGQHPGFSFGASIPAVITPEFVRSEVARGRAIIPANINHPELEPMIIGRNFLVKINGNLGNSAVTSSIEEEVEKMLWGIRWGGDTIMDLSTGKNIHETREWILRNSPVPIGTVPIYQALEKVDGKAEELTWEIYRDTLIEQAEQGVDYFTIHAGVRLHHVPLTAKRMTGIVSRGGSIMAKWCLAHHTESFLYTHFEEICEIMKAYDVSFSLGDGLRPGSIYDANDAAQFGELETLGELTQIAWKHDVQTMIEGPGHVPLHMIKINMEKQLADCDEAPFYTLGPLTTDIAPGYDHITSAIGAANIGWYGCAMLCYVTQKEHLGLPNKQDVREGIVTYKIAAHAADLAKGHPGAQIRDNAMSKARFEFRWEDQFNIALDPEKARAFHDETLPKHSAKVAHFCSMCGPHFCSMKISQDVREYAAEKGIAEQEALVKGMDEKSKQFLEEGAAIYHEV from the coding sequence ATGAGCGCTGTCCGTAACGAAATTACTGCCGATGAAGGTAGTAGCATAAGAATAGATTCTTATCCAGCATCCGAGAAAATTTATATACAGGGTAGTCGTCCTGATATTCAAGTGCCGATGCGTAAAATTAATTTGTCGGATACACCTGCACACTTTGGGGCCGAAAAAAACCCACCTCTGTATGTTTATGATACCTCTGGCGTATACACCGACCCCAATGTGAATGTTAATCTGCATAAAGGCTTGGCTCCGATTCGTGCTGCCTGGATTGCAGAGCGTGGTGATACCGAACTACTTAGCGCCCCCAGTTCTGCTTATGGTCGTGAGCGTTTGGCTGATGCAGCCACCGCACATTTACGCTTTGAACATATCCGTAATCCACGTCGCGCTATTGCCGGAAAAAACGTTTCGCAAATGCATTATGCACGTCAAGGCATTATCACTCCGGAAATGGAGTATATCGCCATTCGCGAAAATCAAAACATGGAAGCCATGCGTGACAGTTATCAGGGGCAGCATCCTGGTTTTTCTTTTGGAGCCTCAATTCCAGCGGTAATAACGCCAGAATTTGTACGTTCAGAAGTGGCAAGAGGCCGTGCCATTATTCCAGCCAATATTAATCACCCCGAATTAGAACCTATGATTATTGGCCGTAATTTCTTGGTCAAAATCAACGGTAATTTGGGTAATTCTGCGGTCACCTCTTCGATTGAAGAAGAAGTGGAAAAAATGTTGTGGGGTATTCGTTGGGGTGGTGACACCATTATGGATCTATCCACGGGTAAAAATATTCACGAAACCCGTGAATGGATTTTACGTAACTCCCCAGTACCTATAGGCACTGTACCTATTTATCAGGCACTGGAAAAAGTTGATGGTAAAGCCGAAGAACTGACTTGGGAAATTTATCGGGATACATTGATAGAACAGGCAGAACAAGGGGTAGACTATTTTACCATCCACGCTGGGGTTCGTTTACATCATGTACCTTTAACCGCTAAACGCATGACGGGTATTGTTTCGCGCGGTGGTTCCATTATGGCTAAATGGTGTTTAGCTCACCATACCGAAAGCTTTTTGTACACGCATTTTGAAGAAATTTGCGAAATTATGAAAGCCTATGATGTTTCGTTCTCGCTGGGAGACGGTTTACGTCCTGGCTCAATTTATGATGCCAACGATGCTGCCCAATTTGGCGAACTGGAAACCTTGGGTGAACTGACCCAGATAGCCTGGAAACACGATGTTCAAACCATGATAGAAGGCCCTGGTCACGTGCCTTTGCATATGATCAAAATCAACATGGAAAAGCAGTTGGCCGATTGTGATGAAGCGCCTTTCTATACCTTAGGGCCACTCACTACCGATATTGCACCTGGTTACGATCATATAACTTCTGCTATTGGTGCGGCCAATATCGGTTGGTATGGCTGTGCCATGCTGTGTTATGTCACCCAAAAAGAACATTTAGGCTTGCCTAATAAACAGGATGTGCGCGAAGGTATTGTTACCTACAAAATTGCCGCCCATGCTGCTGATTTGGCAAAAGGCCATCCTGGTGCGCAAATCCGCGATAACGCCATGTCGAAAGCACGGTTCGAATTCCGTTGGGAAGACCAGTTCAATATTGCTTTAGATCCAGAAAAAGCCCGTGCTTTCCATGATGAAACTTTACCTAAGCACTCGGCCAAAGTGGCGCATTTTTGTTCCATGTGTGGCCCTCACTTCTGTTCGATGAAAATCAGTCAAGATGTGCGGGAATATGCTGCCGAAAAAGGCATAGCAGAACAGGAAGCCCTGGTGAAAGGTATGGACGAAAAATCCAAGCAGTTTTTGGAAGAAGGTGCGGCGATTTATCACGAGGTTTAA